In one Aricia agestis chromosome 21, ilAriAges1.1, whole genome shotgun sequence genomic region, the following are encoded:
- the LOC121737721 gene encoding 2-aminoethanethiol dioxygenase, translating into MTFRDSFALLSCRLYSISFGKKIDSCKILRNFHMDKEDERKSHMEIVKIPPMVSIYRHALHTFDDNHKNDIQINLSKLKTMMDALKAEDLGFDQELCNPERWNKPKQPPCTYVEVFQNDTVNMSIFVLKPGFKMPLHDHPEMHGLLKVIAGAVRIRSFTEYPLTIAQNTIDFATRAKFEAARIANGIHKRRRLFAEITQQNVCKANSGTCLLTPTVSNFHEIEALDMPAAFFDILAPPYDTRGPRKCRYYYVANEISTNLVELQEMSVPDCFVCDQTPYLGPVLL; encoded by the coding sequence ATGACGTTTAGAGACAGTTTTGCATTGTTATCGTGTCGATTATATTCAATTTCTTTCGGTAAGAAAATAGATTCGTGCAAAATTCTTCGTAACTTTCACATGGATAAGGAAGATGAAAGAAAATCCCACATGGAAATCGTTAAAATACCTCCAATGGTGTCAATATATCGACATGCGCTGCACACTTTCGATGACAACCACAAAAACGATATTCAAATCAATTTGAGTAAGTTAAAAACTATGATGGATGCATTAAAAGCAGAGGATCTAGGCTTCGACCAGGAATTGTGCAACCCGGAGAGGTGGAACAAGCCGAAGCAGCCGCCCTGCACATACGTAGAAGTGTTCCAAAACGACACCGTAAACATGAGTATTTTTGTGCTCAAACCGGGCTTCAAAATGCCTCTGCATGATCATCCAGAAATGCACGGACTTTTAAAAGTGATAGCCGGTGCGGTGCGAATACGGAGCTTCACGGAGTATCCCCTAACAATCGCTCAGAACACCATAGATTTCGCTACTCGAGCCAAGTTCGAAGCGGCGCGCATAGCTAACGGCATACACAAACGACGAAGACTATTCGCCGAAATCACGCAACAAAACGTATGTAAAGCTAACTCTGGTACTTGCCTATTAACACCAACTGTAtcaaattttcatgaaatagaGGCGCTTGATATGCCCGCCGCATTTTTCGACATCCTAGCTCCACCGTACGATACCCGAGGCCCGAGGAAGTGTCGTTACTACTACGTAGCCAATGAAATTAGTACCAATTTAGTTGAACTACAAGAGATGAGTGTACCGGACTGTTTTGTCTGTGACCAAACACCCTACTTGGGTCCTGTTCTACTatag